A window of Ipomoea triloba cultivar NCNSP0323 chromosome 2, ASM357664v1 contains these coding sequences:
- the LOC116011071 gene encoding pectate lyase-like — MEGGIMRRRMFLVVFYVVLVVTVEANIGQYDEVWKKRAHDAKKAAHGAYNPNPHHVIHHINDHVHKAAKGTNRTIRRQLRLRHRYHGPCLATNPIDQCWRCDPNWARNRMKLADCVLGFGRHTTGGKGGKIYIVSNPADDDLVNPRPGTLRHAVIQPGPLWIIFGRSMVIRLNGELIVTSHKTIDGRGRQVHLAQGAGITLQFVQNVIIHCLHIHDIKAGAGGMIRDSLSHFGLRTRSDGDGISVFGSSNVWIDHISMSNCDDGLIDVIQSSTAVTISNCHFTHHNDVMLFGASNSYSKDKILQITLAFNHFGQGLIQRMPRVRYGFVHTVNNDYTHWLMYAVGGSQNPTILSQGNRFIAPPNPAAKEVTKREYTPEGVWKNWVWKSDGDLMMNGAFFVQSGNPNQKFPTAEEGIKPKPGNFVNMLTKFSGHLDCHDGKPC; from the exons ATGGAAGGCGGTATAATGCGGCGTAGGATGTTTTTGGttgtgttttatgttgttttagTTGTGACGGTTGAGGCTAACATTGGCCAATACGATGAGGTGTGGAAGAAGAGAGCCCACGATGCGAAGAAGGCGGCTCACGGGGCTTATAACCCTAATCCACACCACGTCATTCACCATATCAATGATCATGTCCACAA AGCGGCAAAAGGCACTAATCGTACAATAAGGAGGCAATTACGTTTGCGACATAGATATCACGGTCCATGCCTCGCTACAAACCCTATAGACCAATGCTGGAGGTGCGACCCGAACTGGGCCCGGAACCGCATGAAGCTAGCCGACTGCGTCCTCGGCTTCGGCCGCCACACCACCGGCGGCAAAGGCGGCAAGATCTACATCGTCTCCAACCCGGCCGACGACGACCTAGTGAACCCCCGCCCCGGAACTCTCCGGCACGCCGTCATCCAGCCGGGCCCGCTGTGGATCATCTTCGGGCGCAGCATGGTGATCCGCCTCAACGGCGAGCTGATCGTGACGAGCCACAAGACGATCGACGGGCGCGGGCGGCAGGTCCACCTGGCGCAGGGCGCGGGGATCACGTTGCAGTTCGTGCAGAACGTGATTATTCACTGTCTCCACatccacgatataaaagccGGGGCGGGCGGGATGATCCGAGACTCGCTCAGCCATTTCGGGCTCCGGACGAGGAGCGACGGGGACGGGATCTCCGTGTTTGGATCCTCCAACGTTTGGATCGATCATATTTCGATGTCGAACTGCGACGATGGACTGATTGATGTGATTCAATCGTCGACGGCGGTTACGATCTCGAATTGCCATTTTACTCACCACAATGATGTGATGCTGTTCGGGGCGAGTAATAGCTATTCTAAGGATAAGATATTGCAGATCACGTTGGCGTTTAATCACTTTGGGCAGGGGCTGATACAGAGAATGCCGAGAGTGAGATACGGGTTCGTCCACACCGTCAACAATGATTACACTCACTGGCTAATGTACGCCGTCGGCGGCAGCCAAAACCCTACTATTCTTAGCCAAGGCAACCGCTTCATTGCTCCTCCCAATCCTGCTGCTAAAGAG GTGACAAAGAGGGAATATACACCAGAGGGTGTGTGGAAGAATTGGGTGTGGAAGTCGGATGGAGATCTGATGATGAACGGCGCCTTTTTCGTGCAATCTGGAAACCCCAACCAGAAGTTTCCCACCGCCGAGGAAGGGATCAAGCCTAAGCCCGGGAACTTCGTTAACATGCTCACCAAATTTTCCGGCCATCTCGACTGCCATGACGGGAAGCCTTGTTGA
- the LOC116011283 gene encoding cylicin-2-like isoform X1 — protein sequence MSGIGGSRRGASKNRPSNVIYEEIVPDFEWIEDPTNHWLGLEVPGFRREEVKLEVNTYGLIKIGGERKMSEIKYIWFEQTFQAPQNSKPEDCRVGLEEGIFYVQIPKKATHRVHASKEDADHQKGKKVNDTTEKIPPNSTPTKPPRDDAGSDLEKGKKVNDSGGGTTQNIPANSSPNKPPRDDAGSDVEKGKKVNDSGGGTTENIPASTPTKPPKDDEGSDLEKGKKVNDSGEFPNENEGTIENIPAAATTPLETPKEEEDSIQEKGKKGNGNGDIIPNDSKGTSKEKEYDDAKGEEKSNFLAKVGKRVKQNLGILITVILIFSAGVLVSQDKRKKANSNDQILLAKLDSQNHNHDDE from the exons ATGTCTGGTATAGGCGGATCACGAAGAGGGGCTAGTAAGAATAGACCCAGCAACGTCATATATGAAGAGATCGTGCCTGATTTCGAGTGGATTGAGGATCCAACTAATCATTGGCTTGGTCTTGAAGTTCCAG ggTTCAGAAGGGAGGAGGTGAAACTTGAAGTTAACACTTATGGGCTCATAAAGATTGGTGGAGAAAGGAAGATGAGTGAGATAAAGTATATATGGTTTGAGCAAACTTTCCAGGCCCCACAAAATTCAAAACCTGAGGATTGCAGAGTGGGGCTGGAAGAAGGGATTTTCTATGTTCAGATACCCAAGAAGGCAACACACAGAGTTCATGCTTCTAAAGAAGATGCAGATCATCAAAAGGGCAAAAAGGTAAATGACACAACTGAAAAAATTCCACCTAATTCTACCCCTACTAAACCACCCAGAGATGATGCTGGTTCAGATCTTGAGAAGGGCAAAAAGGTAAATGACAGTGGTGGGGGTACAACTCAAAATATTCCAGCTAATTCTAGCCCTAATAAACCACCCAGAGATGATGCTGGTTCAGATGTTGAGAAGGGCAAAAAGGTAAATGACAGTGGTGGGGGTACAACTGAAAATATTCCAGCTTCTACCCCTACTAAACCACCCAAAGATGATGAAGGTTCAGATCTTGAGAAGGGCAAAAAGGTGAATGACAGTGGTGAATTTCCTAATGAGAATGAGGGCACAATTGAAAATATCCCAGCTGCTGCTACTACTCCACTTGAGACacccaaagaagaagaagattcaaTTCAAGAAAAGGGCAAAAAGGGGAATGGCAATGGTGATATTATCCCTAATGACAGCAAGGGTACAagtaaagaaaaagaatatgaTGATgcaaaaggagaagaaaagtcTAATTTTTTGGCAAAAGTTGGAAAGAGGGTGAAACAGAACCTGGGAATTTTGATAACAGTTATCCTCATTTTCTCTGCAGGTGTTTTAGTGTCTCAAGATAAACGCAAAAAAGCCAATAGTAATGACCAAATATTATTGGCTAAACTCGATTCACAAAATCATAACCATGATGATGAATAG
- the LOC116009962 gene encoding signal recognition particle receptor subunit alpha-like gives MLEQLFIFTRGGLILWTCKELGNALKGSPIDILIRSCLLEERSGSTSYNYDVPGAAYTLKWTFHNELGLVFVAVYQRILHLLYVDDLLMMVKKEFSKIYDPKRTLYNDFDDIFQQLKKEAEARVEEMKKSKQAGKPMKNTLAKKQGQVQRGMFDGGNKKSESGDDGGEDKFKNRSLENGDSNCSFENESLPAEGADKGKENVNSKTGAFDVNKLLKLRSKAGKKTDTVVKKGSKAEPKKIMKKNRVWDDSPAKAKLDFTDHVTEDEVQNVAAVAVDQGESMMDKEEIINDSESEEDDEEPENDNKVDTKKKWWFSSMFQSIAGKANLEKADLELPLKSLKDMLMTKNVAEEIAEKLCESVAASLEGKKQASFTRISSIVKAAMEEALVRILTPKRSIDILRDVHAAKEQGKPYVVVFVGVNGVGKSTNLAKVAYWLQQHKINVMMAACDTFRSGAVEQLRTHARRLQIPIFEKGYEKDPAIVAKEAIQEASRNGSDVVLVDTAGRMQDNEPLMRALSKLIYVNSPDLVLFVGEALVGNDAVDQLSKFNQKLGDLSPSPNPRLIDGILLTKFDTIDDKVGAALSMVYISGAPVMFVGCGQSYTDLKKLNVKSIVKTLLK, from the exons ATGTTAGAGCAGTTATTTATTTTCACTAGAGGGGGGTTGATCCTCTGGACCTGCAAAGAGCTTGGAAATGCTCTTAAAGGTTCTCCAATTGACATCTTGATTCGGTCTTGTCTCTTGGAAGAACGATCAGGTTCTACATCCTATAATTATGATGTGCCAGGAGCTGCTTATACTCTTAAGTGGACATTTCACAATGAACTTGGACTTGTATTTGTTGCTGTTTATCAGAGGATTCTCCATCTTTTGTATGTTGATGATCTACTAATGATGGTTAAGAAAGAGTTCTCAAAGATATATGATCCCAAAAGGACCTTGTACAATGACTTCGATGATATTTTTCAACAGCTTAAGAAGGAGGCAGAGGCACGCGTTGAGGAAATGAAGAAATCAAAGCAGGCGGGAAAGCCTATGAAGAATACTCTTGCTAAGAAGCAAGGACAAGTTCAGAGGGGCATGTTTGATGGAGGTAATAAAAAAAGTGAATCAGGAGATGATGGTGGAGAGGACAAGTTTAAAAACCGCTCACTAGAAAATGGCGATTCTAATTGTAGTTTTGAGAATGAGAGTTTGCCCGCAGAGGGGGCTGATAAGGGTAAAGAGAATGTTAACTCTAAAACTGGGGCATTCGATGTAAATAAGTTACTGAAACTTAGGTCTAAAGCTGGAAAGAAAACTGATACTGTTGTTAAAAAAGGTTCTAAGGCAGAGccaaagaaaataatgaaaaagaataGAGTCTGGGATGATTCACCTGCAAAGGCAAAGTTAGATTTTACCGACCATGTGACTGAGGATGAGGTGCAGAATGTAGCAGCTGTGGCAGTGGATCAAGGTGAGAGTATGATGGACAAAGAGGAAATTATCAATGATAGTGAAAGTGAGGAGGATGATGAGGAACCAGAGAATGACAACAAGGTTGATacaaagaaaaaatggtggttCTCATCTATGTTCCAGAG TATTGCAGGTAAGGCAAATTTAGAGAAGGCGGACCTGGAACTACCCTTAAAATCTCTTAAGGACATGCTTATGACCAAGAATGTG GCTGAGGAAATTGCTGAAAAGCTTTGTGAGTCAGTTGCAGCCAGCCTTGAGGGTAAAAAGCAAGCCTCCTTTACGAGAATTTCTTCAATAGTAAAG GCTGCAATGGAGGAGGCTCTTGTCCGCATATTGACTCCTAAACGCTCCATTGATATTTTGAGGGATGTTCACGCAGCAAAGGAACAAGGGAAACCATATGTCGTGGTTTTTGTAGGGGTTAATGGAGTTGGGAAATCAACCAATCTTGCAAAG GTTGCTTATTGGCTTCAACAGCATAAGATCAATGTAATGATGGCTGCTTGTGACACATTCCGATCAGGAGCTGTGGAGCAGCTACGAACTCATGCCCGTAGGCTTCAG ATCCCAATATTTGAGAAGGGCTATGAGAAAGACCCTGCAATTGTTGCAAAGGAAGCAATCCAAGAGGCCTCTCGCAATGGCTCTGATGTTGTCCTTGTCGATACAGCTGGTCGAATGCAG GATAACGAACCATTGATGAGAGCACTATCAAAGCTTATTTATGTCAACAGTCCAGATTTAGTCCTGTTTGTTGGTGAGGCACTTGTGGGCAATGATGCTGTTGACCAATTATCAAAATTCAATCAG AAATTGGGCGATTTATCACCCTCACCAAATCCAAGATTAATCGATGGAATTCTCCTTACAAAGTTTGACACCATTGATGACAAG GTGGGAGCGGCATTATCCATGGTTTACATATCTGGAGCACCAGTCATGTTTGTGGGATGTGGGCAGTCGTATACAGACTTGAAGAAGCTCAATGTCAAGTCCATTGTCAAGACCCTGCTCAAGTAG
- the LOC116011037 gene encoding protein PXR1 — protein MGETEEAEKHGSPKKTEEEKKHKEKKKDKHEDDDNEEEKGEKSGDKENKKKKEKGDKAKEKAGKEKKKKNPEDKKDPVKLKQKLEKLDAKIQDLMAKRQEILNLLNQAENHAPNPSAET, from the coding sequence ATGGGAGAGACAGAAGAAGCAGAAAAGCATGGCAGTCCAAAGAAaactgaagaagagaaaaagcacaaggaaaagaagaaagataagcatgaagatgatgataatgaagaagagaaaggagaaaaaagtggtgacaaagaaaataagaagaagaaggagaaggggGATAAGGCTAAGGAGAAGGCtggaaaagagaagaagaagaagaatcctGAAGATAAAAAGGATCCAGTAAAGTTGAAGCAAAAACTAGAGAAGCTTGATGCCAAGATCCAGGATCTTATGGCTAAAAGACAAGAAATTCTCAACCTGCTCAATCAAGCTGAGAATCATGCACCAAATCCCAGTGCAGAAacatga
- the LOC116011283 gene encoding cylicin-2-like isoform X2, whose product MSEIKYIWFEQTFQAPQNSKPEDCRVGLEEGIFYVQIPKKATHRVHASKEDADHQKGKKVNDTTEKIPPNSTPTKPPRDDAGSDLEKGKKVNDSGGGTTQNIPANSSPNKPPRDDAGSDVEKGKKVNDSGGGTTENIPASTPTKPPKDDEGSDLEKGKKVNDSGEFPNENEGTIENIPAAATTPLETPKEEEDSIQEKGKKGNGNGDIIPNDSKGTSKEKEYDDAKGEEKSNFLAKVGKRVKQNLGILITVILIFSAGVLVSQDKRKKANSNDQILLAKLDSQNHNHDDE is encoded by the coding sequence ATGAGTGAGATAAAGTATATATGGTTTGAGCAAACTTTCCAGGCCCCACAAAATTCAAAACCTGAGGATTGCAGAGTGGGGCTGGAAGAAGGGATTTTCTATGTTCAGATACCCAAGAAGGCAACACACAGAGTTCATGCTTCTAAAGAAGATGCAGATCATCAAAAGGGCAAAAAGGTAAATGACACAACTGAAAAAATTCCACCTAATTCTACCCCTACTAAACCACCCAGAGATGATGCTGGTTCAGATCTTGAGAAGGGCAAAAAGGTAAATGACAGTGGTGGGGGTACAACTCAAAATATTCCAGCTAATTCTAGCCCTAATAAACCACCCAGAGATGATGCTGGTTCAGATGTTGAGAAGGGCAAAAAGGTAAATGACAGTGGTGGGGGTACAACTGAAAATATTCCAGCTTCTACCCCTACTAAACCACCCAAAGATGATGAAGGTTCAGATCTTGAGAAGGGCAAAAAGGTGAATGACAGTGGTGAATTTCCTAATGAGAATGAGGGCACAATTGAAAATATCCCAGCTGCTGCTACTACTCCACTTGAGACacccaaagaagaagaagattcaaTTCAAGAAAAGGGCAAAAAGGGGAATGGCAATGGTGATATTATCCCTAATGACAGCAAGGGTACAagtaaagaaaaagaatatgaTGATgcaaaaggagaagaaaagtcTAATTTTTTGGCAAAAGTTGGAAAGAGGGTGAAACAGAACCTGGGAATTTTGATAACAGTTATCCTCATTTTCTCTGCAGGTGTTTTAGTGTCTCAAGATAAACGCAAAAAAGCCAATAGTAATGACCAAATATTATTGGCTAAACTCGATTCACAAAATCATAACCATGATGATGAATAG
- the LOC116010471 gene encoding glutathione S-transferase zeta class-like, which produces MAETGGGGESTKPQLYSYWRSSCSCRVRIALNLKGLDYEYKAVNLAKGEQFSPEFLKLNPMGYVPALVDGDIVISDSFAILMYLEEKYPQNPLLPKDPKLKAINFQAANIVSANIQPLQNLAILKYIEDKVGPDEKVPWCQTHIKKGFAALEKLLKSYAGKFATGDEIYLADLFLVPQIHAAINRFNVDMNEYPILSRIYEAYKEVPAIQNAMPEKQPDKPTS; this is translated from the exons ATG GCGGAGACAGGCGGCGGAGGAGAGTCAACCAAGCCTCAACTCTACTCCTACTGGCGGAGCTCTTGCTCTTGCCGTGTTAGGATTGCTCTCAATCTCAAAG GACTGGATTACGAGTACAAAGCAGTTAACCTGGCCAAAGGCGAACAATTCAGCCCTG AATTTTTGAAGCTCAATCCGATGGGGTATGTGCCGGCATTGGTTGATGGAGACATTGTTATTTCAGACTCTTTTGCTATTTTGATG TATTTGGAAGAAAAGTATCCGCAGAATCCCTTGTTGCCGAAGGATCCTAAGTTAAAGGCTAtaaattttcag GCTGCGAATATTGTTTCTGCAAACATACAGCCTCTACAAAATCTAGCTATTCTT AAATATATTGAAGACAAAGTTGGTCCTGATGAGAAAGTTCCATGGTGCCAGACTCATATAAAAAAAGGCTTTGCTG CATTGGAGAAGCTACTGAAAAGTTATGCTGGAAAGTTTGCCACTGGTGATGAAATTTATCTG GCTGATCTATTTCTAGTGCCCCAAATCCATGCAGCAATCAACAGATTCAATGTGGATATG AATGAATATCCCATTCTATCTCGCATATACGAGGCGTACAAAGAGGTACCTGCTATTCAAAATGCTATGCCGGAGAAACAGCCTGATAAACCCACCAGCTGA
- the LOC116011036 gene encoding hypersensitive-induced reaction 1 protein-like: protein MGNLLCCVQVDQSKVAIKERFGKYEDVLEPGCHFVPWCLGSRIAGHLTLRVQQLDVRCETKTKDNVFVNVVASIQYRALAEKANDAFYKLSNTKGQIQAYVFDVIRASVPKLNLDNVFEQKNEIAKAVEDELEKAMSTYGYEIVQTLIVDIEPDVRVKKAMNEINAAARLRQAANEKAEAEKIIQIKKAEGEAESKYLAGLGIARQRQAIVDGLRDSVLGFSVNVPGTTSKDVMEMILVTQYFDTMKEIGAANKSSAVFIPHGPGAVRDVANQIRDGLLQATHSAEH from the exons ATGGGCAATCTGCTTTGTTGTGTGCAAGTTGATCAATCCAAAGTTGCAATCAAGGAACGATTTGGCAAGTATGAGGATGTCCTAGAACCTGGATGCCACTTTGTCCCGTGGTGCCTTGGAAGTCGGATAGCTGGCCATCTCACGCTTCGTGTGCAGCAATTGGATGTGCGCTGTGAGACCAAGACAAAG GACAATGTCTTTGTCAATGTTGTGGCATCAATTCAGTATCGTGCTCTAGCTGAGAAAGCAAATGATGCGTTTTACAAACTAAGCAACACTAAGGGTCAGATTCAGGCCTATGTTTTTGATG TAATCAGGGCAAGTGTTCCTAAACTCAATCTTGATAATGTTTTTGagcaaaaaaatgaaattgctaAGGCTGTTGAGGATGAACTAGAGAAG GCTATGTCTACTTATGGATATGAAATTGTTCAGACGCTTATTGTTGATATAGAACCGGATGTGCGTGTTAAGAAAGCTATGAATGAAATCAATGCCG CTGCTAGGCTAAGGCAAGCTGCGAATGAGAAGGCAGAGGCTGAGAAGATTATACAAATCAAGAAGGCGGAGGGCGAGGCAGAGTCCAAGTACCTCGCGGGTTTGGGTATTGCTCGCCAACGTCAGGCTATTGTAGATGGCCTTAGGGACAGTGTTCTCGGGTTCTCTGTCAATGTCCCGGGAACCACATCAAAGGATGTTATGGAGATGATTCTCGTCACCCAATACTTCGACACAATGAAGGAAATTGGCGCGGCAAATAAATCATCTGCTGTCTTCATTCCCCATGGACCAGGAGCTGTTCGCGATGTGGCTAACCAGATTCGTGATGGGCTTCTTCAGGCTACCCATTCTGCCGAGCATTAA
- the LOC116010750 gene encoding uncharacterized protein LOC116010750 produces MASYDNLMTMEPWASCSAFGDSAEIAVYSGGYMPGAAAAEGFPTEMVFSVAVLETTSVQTANAFGQTGSDGSCRETHNRFRWSYVFEIEGEFRRKGEKRSNCRWVEEEVISAMWLGKGRKRSAKLKNKRKA; encoded by the exons ATGGCTTCTTATGACAATTTGATGACGATGGAGCCGTGGGCTTCTTGTTCTGCATTCGGCGATTCTGCAGAAATCGCTGTCTACTCCGGTGGCTATATGCCTGGTGCTGCGGCGGCAGAGGGGTTCCCCACTGAGATGGTGTTCTCTGTCGCGGTGCTTGAGACAACGTCAGTTCAGACTGCCAACGCTTTCGGGCAGACCGGTTCCGATGGATCGTGTCGCGAAACGCACAATCGGTTCCGGTGGAGCTATGTTTTTGAAATTGAAGGAGAATTCAGGcgaaaaggagaaaaaagaaGCA ATTGTAGATGGGTAGAAGAAGAAGTCATCTCTGCAATGTGGCTAGGAAAAGGAAGGAAACGCAGCGCAAAGcttaaaaataagagaaaagcGTAG